One Nicotiana tomentosiformis chromosome 1, ASM39032v3, whole genome shotgun sequence genomic window, ATGCACATGGTACAACCCAAGGATTAATTTTGAACCAAGCCCCAGGAATTGGCTACAATCATCCATTGTTTCTTTTACCAGAAGATGTGAGTTGAATTAAGATTATCTCGTTTCAATTAACAGATATCAAAAATTACTCTATCTGGTATCGTTCTATGAGGGTAACACTGCTGGGTAGAAATAAATTGGGGTTAGTTGAAGGTTCATATAGTAAAGAAAAATTCCCAGAAAGTACTTGGAATCACTATGAAAGGGTGAATTCTATTGTACTATCTTGGATTATGAATTCTGTTGCGAGTGGCCTTCTTGGTGACATTATGTATGTGTCTAGTGCTCAGGCAGTGTGGAATGACTTGCATGAAAGATTTAATAAAGTAGATGGATCTAGATCATTCAATTTGCATAAAGAGATTGCTACTCTATGTCAAGGGACAACCTCTATTTCGGTGTACTTCTCAAAACTCAAAGATTTGTGGAAGAATTCGAGGCTTTAGTCCCTGCTCCTGGGTGTGATTATGCAAAGTCTAAGGACTTTGTAGTGTATTTACAGAAACTGAAATTGTTTTAATTCTTGATGGGGCTGAATGATTCCTACAATCAAGCTAGGAGTTAGATCTTGATGATGAGTCCTACACCAACTATTAATCATGCTTATGTCCTAATCATCAGTGAAGAAAATCAAAAATCTGTAGTTGCTGTCTCAGGACTATTAGGAGCAAATCAAGCCATCACTGCAAATTATTATGATGTGTCTATGTATACCAGAACTGGACATAGAGGAAATCAGAAGTTCAAGAGGAATTATAATGTTCAATGTGATTTCTGCAAAATGAAAGGACATAGCAAAGAAAATTGCTATAAAATTGTAGGGTATCCTCATGAGTTCAATAATAGGAATAAAGGAGGAGTTGGAAATACAACCTACAATGTGATGACTGAAAATAATGCACACATCAGGAATATAAGTTACAATGGTTCAACTGATATCAACTCCCAGGCCAATCAGCTTCTAGCATCAGGAAGTTCATTTAATCAGATGCTAATGTATACAAATTTAGACATAGGAAGATACACTTACAATATGGGACATGGACCTACTACTCAATTGAATGTACAAAGCTTACCTCCAATAACAAACTGCGCTTTTTCAAAAGAACAATATGATCAAATATTACAGATAGTGAATAAAGCTTAAGAAGTTAATTGTTCAGATACTGCTTCTACAACTAATGCAGCTGGTATTAGCACTGCTTGTTTAGCTTCTACTAGTCTACAAGAGTGGATAATCGACACTGGTGCTACCTGTTGTAcactattttgcactagtcaaaacaagattcaacttgtggtttctctgttgttgatgaaagagagtagccacctaatatttaaaggtatactcgggtacctatttaattactaaagttatgttctttattagtctgctaaccgatGATATTTttggtaagggttcttgttcttctaaggggaaggtgttaggcaccccttaaaatctacctgaggtagctccataggacttagactaggtttaaaGGGTTAGTTGTTTGTATACTGCTTAATTAGTATTAGAGGGGCATGGCTTACTGTTGATCTAAGTGAGAGTATGATGTTAAAGGGGCTCCGAGATATAAATAGGTATGAGTCCTAAAAACTTTTGTTGTTGTAATTGAAAGAGTTCTAAAATTGAATGGTTTGTATGAAGTATGTAGGAAAtactttgtttttaaaaaaatggatGTTCATATAATTTTAAGATGTTATAAGCAAGTGAGTCTAAGATATACCTTGGCTTATGAAATTACTTAAATCTTTGACTTGAAGGAATAATTTGAAGGTCTTTGATGAACGACAGCCCTTAAGTTTGAAAGAGTTGATTTCCTTTAGAAGGCTAGTCTTGCGATTTGTTTCTGGTTTTGAAAAAAAGGGACTGCCGTCTTTGCTAAGTATTTTTTTTCATCTTCAAAATCTTCACGAAAAGATTGTCAAAACATAGCAGATTAGTAATATGAATAGTACATGATTGATGGATTGAAAAATAGTTACTATCTTGTATTCCTTTTAACCCTATgttctttaaggcttgcctaagttatTCATATAATTCAGGTAAAACAAAAACATTAAATTAAATATGACAAGAGCAATGTTATATACATGTAGAAGAATACAAATAACAAAATATTAGTGAAGCAGTAAAGGATGAAGAGTGACTCTGGTTTGGGCCTGAAAGAGGTAGGCCCAATAATCAGCAGGAATGGTCAGCAACATGCTCCAGGTTTCAGATGCATGACGCGGagtttgggcctgagttcctttgAGAACTTAGCAGGCCCAGTGGTTGTACATGTTCAAAATAAAGAGAGAAAGTCGTTAGAAACAATATTCTATACATACAATCATACATGGAATATGTAAGTAAGTGcattaaataaaatataacaactaACAGTACTTGAGTATCATGAAAGGTTATGCTAATGTGGAGGTTACATATGGCAAAAATGATTTACATTAATAATCTTTCGCTATCATTAAATACTAAACCCAAAAGGATTAATGAATATCAATGGATTAGAGGCTAAGGGTAGAATTTCACTCAAGGTCAAAACCCCCTTTGAATCCCCTGACACTTCAAGGTTTCCAAGGGTCTCAAGGGAGAACAACCCAACCaagagttaaactctactcccaaatacccttaaccaTTAATAACTCACTCTTCCCCACATGTGACAGCCCTTAACTAGACTGAGTACTGATTGGTTTTACTCAAGTCTTATCTTTAGTATACACAAGTTAACAATATTACTGGAAACTTTTGAAAGAACCAACAAGAATTTAGACAAACAGTCATTGTCAAAATCTCTACAGATGATGTTAGAGATTAGGAGATACAATCAAAGCTCCAACAAGACTACAAGCTTACAAATTTAAATAAAACTCCTAAGAGTGCTCAACAAAATCTCATGCCACCAGTTTTATCTATCCTTGAGATTAATGACATGATCACATCTCTCTAAGAATGTTAAACTCTCACTAAGAATAAGCAGACTGTTATATCCAAGCAATAGCAACATGAGGTTTTCCTTAGAGTTCAGATACTAGGTTCAATTCATTTTAATGGGGAGAGAGAACTTGATGCAGTTTCAAGACAATGCAAACATACATGAAATCATGAAGGACAAACATAGGCATTGAAGAACTAGAATGAGTGTGGGATCACAAAAAGGAATGTATACAAAGGCACTTAGCAGAGATTATAAACTAGGTCTTGACTTATATTAGATGCTGAGTTGTTAGCTTCATTTAGGAATCTCTTAAAGAGCATTAGTAGAGTTGTTTGTGCTAGTTAACATGCCATTATCACCCTAAGCATATGACACGACTACATTCTTTTCAAAGAGGTCTAGGTCTCACATTCATGATGTCTTTATTTGAAGGTCAAAGCACATTGCAATATTCAAGCAAAGCAGATAATCTCGAAGTCTTTCATTAGTTCTGATAGTGGATTACAGTAGATTCAAATAAACTCAGTAGGTTTTAATAATATTGGATGCACAAGCATGGACATAATGGACAAACAGAGGTGGATACAAAATTCTCATTCAAGTACATACATAAGATATTCCAGCCAAGGTTTTACAAATAGGATTGGGTTTCAATCATTATAAAGTCAAGTCTATAATATCATTAAAGAAGTTCAGGATAAGGGAGACCTTATACTAAGCATGTCTAATTCAGTTGTACAGATTAAGGGTGAATATCTAAACATAATGAAGTTCTACTCAACCTACTTACATAATAGTTATTGTCGAGTCACATTAGGCACGATTGAAGCTTAATTCATAAGAGATAACCTGATCATGACAAAATGCATACAAGAACAGTTCCAGGAGCTCATCAGAGTTAACCTAGTTACCTTAAGATACCCTTTTATGCAATGTGGCTCTCAGATGTAATCAACAATTATATAAAGACATAAAGGTTATCACAATAAGGCCTCCAGACTACTTCAAGATTAACGAACACTCATGTGAAGAAAGAAAGCACATTAAACACTTAAAATTGACACACTTCAACTAAGTGATAAAGGATTAAACCTTGAGCATTCATATATGTCTTaattaaaatcatcaaataacAACCTAAGTACAGAATAACATGCTACACTAAATCGAATTAGTGTAATAGACATGAAGACCACAACAGAACATTAAAGAAATCTGAAGTTTGAACAAGTAAGGGAAGCTATTTAGGAATATTAAGGAACTTAATTATATAGGCTGTTTGATTTAGAATAATAGTCATCAAGGTCATATAATAGCTCAATCAATACTGATTCAAGACACATAAGAGCATAGCAGTCAGTCGTAAATCCATAAAAAATCATTATGGGCTGGAATAAATAGTTATAAAATAATGACAAACATCATAAACGAAAGCAGTCAATAGAAAGACGACAGTGTATCCATAATTTTGAATGAGACAATCAAAAAATAAGGGGTTGAGGTATACTGACCACTTTTTGTGCAGCAAACCAAACGAAGGTTTAACTATGCCGTATAGGAACCAAAATTTTAAGCTTTGAAACAGTGAAAGAAATCAGAAACAAAAGATAAAGAAGAAAACAGTAAAAGAGCCTGAACTTTGAAATCTTAGTGTGGTTTTTGGTACTCGTATTAGGTTTCTTAGCTATTGTTAGGtctgttaggtgagagcattgaagtctctatttatagtggcattcATTGCCTTAGGTTCAACAAATTCGAACTAAATAGTGGAAGATAACGGAGAGTTGATGATGTGAGCACGCTTGAGTGAAAATCAGAGATGATAGAGGCAAAAATGGTGAAGTAATTTACCTGAGCGTGGGTAAGTGAGAGATC contains:
- the LOC138908014 gene encoding uncharacterized protein, translated to MAIEDLTAPDVSQPSHAHDIKNYSIWYRSMRVTLLGRNKLGLVEGSYSKEKFPESTWNHYERVNSIVLSWIMNSVASGLLGDIMYVSSAQAVWNDLHERFNKVDGSRSFNLHKEIATLCQGTTSISVYFSKLKDLWKNSRL